In Lathamus discolor isolate bLatDis1 chromosome 12, bLatDis1.hap1, whole genome shotgun sequence, a genomic segment contains:
- the LOC136020885 gene encoding cytochrome b-c1 complex subunit 9 → MALLRQAYSALFRRTSTFALSIVLGAVLFERVFDQGADALFERLNEGKLWKHIKHKYDQSED, encoded by the exons ATGGCGCTGCTGCGGCAGGCGTACAGCGCGCTGTTCCGCCGCACCTCCACCTTCGCCCTCTCCATCGTCCTCGGCGCCGTTCTCTTCGAGCGCGTCTTCGACCAGGGCGCGGACGCCCTCTTCGAGCGCCTCAACGAGGGG AAACTGTGGAAACACATCAAGCACAAGTATGACCAAAGTGAAGACTGA
- the ZMAT5 gene encoding zinc finger matrin-type protein 5, with product MGKRYFCDYCDRSFQDNLHNRKKHLNGVQHLRAKRAWYDLFRDAAAILQEEQTKKPCRKFLQTGQCDFGSSCRFSHMTEQDLEKLSAQVQGEQRSKELQQEGADVSPGTIEDWLEKRAKRLSTAQSNSALPEKPAPFQYPPGWPPVQELPPSLQPPPPGGWPVPPGLQWG from the exons ATGGGGAAAAGATACTTCTGTGACTATTGTGACAGGTCCTTCCAGGACAACCTTCACAACAGGAAGAAGCATCTCAATGGAGTGCAGCATCTCAGGGCTAAGAGAGCCTGGTATGACTTATTCCGAG ATGCTGCTGCTATCCTGCAAGAGGAGCAAACCAAGAAGCCTTGTCGGAAGTTTCTGCAAACAG GACAGTGTGACTTTGGGTCCAGCTGCAGATTTTCCCACATGACAGAGCAGGACCTGGAGAAGCTGAGTGCCCAGGTTCAAG GGGAGCAGAGATcgaaggagctgcagcaggagggagcagatgTCTCACCTGGCACCATTGAGGACTGGCTAGAGAAGAGAGCAAAGAGACTGAGCACGGCCCAGAGCAACAG TGCTCTGCCTGAGAAACCAGCTCCCTTCCAGTACCCGCCGGGCTGGCCACCGGTGCAGGAGCTGCCACcgtccctgcagccccccccgCCTGGAGGGTGGCCGGTGCCCCCCGGCCTGCAGTGGGGCTGA
- the CABP7 gene encoding calcium-binding protein 7, with the protein MPFHPVTAALMYRGIYTVPNILSEQRPVEIPEDELEEIREAFKVFDRDGNGFISKQELGTAMRSLGYMPNEVELEVIIQRLDMDGDGQVDFEEFVTLLGPKLSTSGIPEKFHGTDFDTVFWKCDMQKLTVDELKRLLYETFCEHLSMKDIENIIMTEEESHMGTAEECPVDVETCSSQQIRQTCVRKSLICAFAIAFIISVMLIAANQVLRSGMK; encoded by the exons ATGCCGTTCCACCCGGTGACGGCGGCTTTGATGTACCGGGGGATCTACACCGTCCCCAACATCCTCTCCGAGCAGCGCCCCGTGGAGATCCCCGAGGACGAGCTGGAGG AGATCCGTGAAGCCTTCAAGGTGTTCGACCGGGATGGCAACGGCTTCATCTccaagcaggagctgggcacgGCCATGCGCTCCCTGGGGTACATGCCCAACGAGGTGGAGCTGGAGGTCATCATCCAGCGCCTCGACATGGACG GTGACGGGCAGGTGGACTTCGAGGAGTTCGTGACGCTGCTGGGGCCCAAGCTGTCCACGTCCGGCATCCCCGAGAAGTTCCACGGCACCGACTTCGACACCGTGTTCTGGAAG TGCGACATGCAGAAGCTGACGGTGGACGAGCTGAAGCGGCTCCTGTACGAGACCTTCTGCGAGCACCTCTCCATGAAGGACATCGAGAACATCATCATGACGGAGGAGGAGAGCCACATGGGCACGGCCGAGGAGTGCCCGGTCGACGTGGAGA cctgctccagccAGCAGATCCGCCAGACCTGCGTGCGCAAGAGCCTCATCTGCGCCTTCGCCATCGCCTTCATCATCAGCGTGATGCTCATCGCCGCCAACCAGGTGCTGCGCAGCGGCATGAAGTAA